A genomic stretch from Puntigrus tetrazona isolate hp1 chromosome 6, ASM1883169v1, whole genome shotgun sequence includes:
- the amotl2a gene encoding angiomotin-like 2a, which translates to MRTAEDSSGTVLHRLIQEQLRYGNPTDPTLLAIQQQALRGGSSGGGAGSPRSSLESLTQEESLSPQLSTRQEPQGQEHQGDYQHSESPICHLYQLHTEELPTYEEAKAHSQYLAYQRGQVGLQHGSLETPGVVGGAEQEERVWDMKREHARSLSEHLMQLSLERNCAHDSIPMSSSHSYPQLSNNHSGPVVNERPMHEPDQRGPPPEYPFMVRSPGYMLSHSQEHGQYYKEPPPAFHSQHHRLFPTQSQTPRHSGLPTLTPAGQDVIVGGYSIPVNNCQVEQLIKENERLRGEVESYSEKAARLQKLELEIQRISEAYETLMKGSAKREALEKTMRNKLESEIKRLHDFNRDLRDRLETASKQRAAMEVEDKSRHAFAKLVERNEDHLRERERLEKELQHLHVSGEEWKRRREALEQALMSAQTRNRQLEEELRRKRAYVEKVERMQSALAQLQAACEKREALELRLRTRLEQELKSLRAQQWKSQAQQTSPGSYSDLSMSSLHQQLREREEQVLALEADITRWEQKYLEESTMRQFAMDAAATAAAQRDTTIINHSPRHSPNSSFNEDLPSPNHRHQEMENRIRALYAQLLEKDAIIKVMQQRSRREQGRPESQGLRPARSVPSINTVSTASTRTKGKSLSDDQTAAASLPPLPHPLAKTQCRDSSTQCEEPSYETNPKTEPSPQSSIALSSDSTVLNTSQISSAVENDMVEILI; encoded by the exons ATGAGAACGGCAGAGGATTCGTCAGGCACTGTGCTGCATCGACTGATTCAAGAGCAGCTCCGTTATGGGAACCCTACTGATCCTACTCTGTTGGCCATCCAGCAGCAGGCTCTGCGTGGAGGCAGCAGCGGTGGAGGTGCAGGAAGCCCACGTTCATCCTTGGAAAGCCTAACGCAGGAAGAGTCACTTTCTCCTCAGTTGTCCACCAGGCAAGAGCCCCAGGGCCAAGAGCATCAGGGGGACTACCAGCATTCAGAGAGTCCCATCTGCCACCTCTATCAGCTCCACACAGAGGAGCTGCCTACTTATGAGGAAGCGAAGGCTCACTCACAGTACCTGGCCTACCAGAGAGGACAGGTAGGGCTTCAGCACGGCAGTCTGGAGACCCCCGGTGTGGTTGGAGGAGCCGAGCAAGAAGAGAGAGTGTGGGATATGAAGCGAGAACATGCTCGCTCGCTCAGCGAACACCTCATGCAGCTTTCGCTGGAGAGGAACTGTGCCCATGACAGTATTCCCATGAGCTCATCGCATAGCTACCCCCAGCTCTCTAATAACCACTCTGGTCCTGTTGTAAACGAGAGGCCAATGCATGAGCCAGACCAACGCGGTCCACCCCCGGAATACCCCTTCATGGTCAGATCCCCTGGATATATGCTTAGTCATTCACAGGAACATGGGCAGTATTACAAAGAGCCTCCCCCTGCTTTCCATTCACAGCATCATAG GTTATTTCCAACACAGTCGCAAACTCCCCGCCATAGTGGCCTGCCCACGTTGACCCCTGCTGGTCAGGATGTCATTGTTGGAGGATACAGCATCCCGGTGAACAACTGCCAAGTAGAGCAGCTCATTAAAGAGAACGAAAGACTGCGAGGAGAAGTGGAGAGCTACAGCGAGAAGGCAGCAAGGCTACAGAAG CTTGAACTGGAGATTCAGAGGATATCGGAGGCCTATGAGACTCTTATGAAGGGATCTGCAAAGAGAGAAGCCCTTGAGAAAACCATGAGGAACAAGCTTGAGAGTGAGATCAAGCGACTTCATGACTTCAACAGAGATCTCAGGG ACCGCCTGGAAACAGCCAGCAAACAGAGAGCAGCCATGGAAGTTGAAGACAAGAGTCGGCATGCCTTTGCCAAACTGGTTGAGCGAA ATGAAGATCACCTTAGAGAGCGGGAACGTCTGGAGAAAGAGCTGCAGCATCTGCATGTCTCAGGAGAAGAATGGAAGAGGCGCAGAGAAGCCTTGGAGCAAGCGCTGATGTCCGCTCAGACACGAAACAGGCAGCTGGAAGAAGAGTTACGAAGGAAAAGAGCTTATGTTGAGAAGGTGGAGAGAATGCAAAGCGCCCTGGCACAGTTGCAGGCGGCATGTGAGAAGAGGGAGGCGCTGGAGTTAAGATTGAGGACCAGACTGGAGCAGGAGTTAAAGAGCCTGAGAGCacaacag TGGAAGTCTCAAGCCCAGCAAACGAGTCCTGGGTCCTACTCAGACCTTAGCATGTCATCTTTGCATCAGCAGCTGAGGGAGCGAGAGGAGCAGGTTCTGGCCCTGGAGGCTGACATAACCCGCTGGGAGCAGAAGTATCTTGAGGAGAGCACAATGCGTCAGTTCGCCATGGATGCTGCTGCTACTGCTGCAGCTCAGAG AGATACAACAATCATCAACCATTCACCTCGCCATTCGCCCAATAGCAGCTTCAATGAGGACTTGCCATCCCCTAACCACAGACATCAGGAGATGGAAAACCG GATTCGGGCGCTTTATGCTCAACTTTTGGAGAAGGATGCCATTATAAAGGTCATGCAGCAGAGGTCACGACGGGAGCAAGGCCGTCCTGAGTCACAAGGCCTACGACCTGCTCGATCTGTTCCCTCCATCAACACGGTTTCCACAGCTAGCACGCGAACCAAAG GGAAGAGCCTCTCAGATGACCAGACGGCAGCCGCGTCATTGCCCCCATTGCCCCATCCGCTAGCCAAAACCCAGTGTCGAGACAGCAGCACCCAGTGTGAAGAACCTTCATATGAGACCAACCCTAAAACAGAACCTTCTCCACAATCTTCCATTGCTCTCAGTTCTG attCCACTGTTCTCAACACAAGCCAGATCAGCAGCGCGGTTGAAAACGACATGGTGGAGATTCTCATCTAA